A region from the Desulfobacterales bacterium genome encodes:
- a CDS encoding class I adenylate-forming enzyme family protein, translating to MSSITDHNIYAAFAETAEQRKNNTAVVYLGTRFSYTQVKDMADRFAAALSHAGCTAGQKVIIYIPNSIQWVVAWLGIQKMGGVCVPITPIYTPHDLKYIANDSEAEAIVCADTNFGYVTSVLPQTQLKKVVVTKMADLLPWWKRGFGYLFDIIPRGKIALDENTYSFRKLLAQHRRTKPSQPVAESDGNDIAEILYTGGTTKFPKGVPFTHNLFLVSAREQISISKSLFPPEGNVILGNAPLFHILGQCCGLATLLVGGTLILQPKINLDAALDAIQRFKAKTMIGVPTLYRMILEHDRLEQYNLSSVEYWFSAGDLLPVEIGRRWEEKFGRKIRQGYGATETCGGVSMCPVDIDTPPKSVGRIMETKQIKIVDPATLEPVKTGDAGELLVSSDHMVTYYLNKPEETTESFIDIEGLKWYRTADIMSLDEEGNLYFVDRTVDTIKHKGYRVSASEIESTLQEHPAVIGACVVGVPDEKVGERIKAYVVLKEDIKGITGYELIKWCRESLVSYKVPQYIEFRDMLPKSKVGKLLRREIRDEEQRRKETR from the coding sequence ATGAGCTCTATAACAGACCATAATATATATGCCGCTTTTGCCGAAACAGCTGAGCAAAGAAAAAACAATACCGCTGTTGTATATCTGGGCACACGGTTTTCCTACACACAGGTAAAAGACATGGCAGACCGTTTTGCTGCCGCCCTCAGCCATGCCGGTTGCACGGCCGGACAGAAAGTCATTATCTATATTCCCAACAGTATCCAATGGGTGGTGGCCTGGCTGGGAATTCAGAAAATGGGCGGCGTCTGTGTACCCATTACACCCATCTATACCCCTCATGATCTTAAATATATCGCCAACGACAGCGAAGCTGAAGCCATAGTCTGCGCTGATACCAATTTTGGCTACGTCACCAGCGTGCTGCCGCAAACGCAGCTTAAAAAGGTAGTCGTCACCAAAATGGCCGATTTGCTGCCCTGGTGGAAACGGGGTTTTGGCTATCTGTTTGATATCATCCCGCGGGGTAAAATTGCGCTGGATGAAAATACATATTCATTTCGCAAGTTGCTGGCCCAGCACCGCCGAACAAAACCATCGCAGCCCGTTGCTGAATCAGACGGCAATGACATTGCTGAAATTCTATACACCGGCGGCACCACTAAATTTCCCAAAGGCGTCCCCTTCACTCACAACCTGTTTTTGGTGTCTGCCCGCGAACAGATCAGCATCAGTAAATCTTTGTTCCCACCTGAAGGCAATGTCATTTTGGGAAATGCACCCCTGTTTCATATTCTGGGGCAGTGCTGCGGTCTTGCCACCCTGCTTGTTGGTGGTACCCTGATTTTACAGCCAAAAATCAACCTGGATGCGGCCCTGGATGCCATCCAGCGATTTAAAGCCAAAACCATGATCGGGGTTCCCACCCTCTATCGCATGATTCTAGAGCATGACCGCCTCGAACAGTATAACCTTAGTTCAGTTGAATACTGGTTTAGTGCCGGTGATTTGCTGCCGGTGGAAATCGGCCGGCGCTGGGAGGAAAAGTTCGGTCGGAAAATTCGCCAGGGTTACGGCGCTACCGAAACCTGCGGTGGGGTTTCCATGTGCCCGGTTGATATCGACACCCCGCCCAAAAGCGTTGGCCGCATTATGGAAACCAAACAGATAAAGATCGTGGACCCGGCCACCCTTGAACCGGTCAAGACTGGCGATGCGGGTGAGCTGCTGGTTTCCTCTGATCATATGGTTACATATTACTTGAATAAGCCGGAAGAAACTACTGAATCTTTTATAGATATAGAAGGTTTAAAATGGTATCGTACCGCTGATATCATGTCCTTGGATGAGGAGGGAAATCTGTATTTTGTGGACCGTACGGTGGATACGATCAAGCACAAGGGCTATCGCGTATCAGCCTCAGAAATCGAATCAACACTGCAGGAGCATCCGGCTGTTATCGGTGCCTGCGTTGTCGGCGTGCCGGATGAAAAAGTTGGTGAGCGCATTAAAGCCTATGTGGTCCTCAAAGAGGATATCAAAGGTATCACCGGCTATGAATTGATCAAATGGTGTCGCGAAAGCCTGGTGTCCTATAAAGTACCGCAGTATATTGAATTCAGAGACATGCTTCCCAAGTCCAAAGTCGGCAAACTGCTCAGGCGTGAAATTCGCGATGAGGAGCAACGCCGCAAAGAAACGCGATAA
- a CDS encoding uroporphyrinogen decarboxylase family protein: MNKKERFQAVRDRRAPDLMPVWPRVMSQMIFSHGLLLPDVTGVDWYDAEKVTEAVLASVEYNDYDVAIPTYIDHAFGVPPLGGEITIPEKFGIAAGPTENKPVMAKEDWPRVRQLAESFDHEKTDPRQAGALEVIKNVSQKIGDHTPLVTHAYVSSVAAMHLFRPNEAILDDMYEDPEWVEEMCAVATDWTMGWIRAQYAAGANSCTFLAEVMGTLMVSPKMAAQFNLENIARVTEMVKSEYGQGTWFHTHGNMTNPKAYEYLTRLATETGLEGFHFDEMDNPPEWIKEHVVDKFGVSACIITDGHKIVSGPPEKIIEEVKDQISRIGDGIGIMMAPSCQLLPATPKAHFKAWVDATHDYGTYPLG, translated from the coding sequence ATGAACAAAAAGGAACGATTTCAGGCCGTACGCGACCGCCGGGCACCGGATTTAATGCCGGTCTGGCCGCGGGTCATGTCGCAGATGATATTCAGTCATGGTCTATTGCTGCCGGATGTCACGGGTGTTGATTGGTATGATGCCGAGAAAGTAACCGAAGCGGTCCTGGCTAGTGTAGAATATAATGACTATGACGTTGCAATACCTACCTATATCGACCACGCTTTCGGCGTCCCTCCCCTGGGAGGGGAAATAACCATCCCTGAAAAATTCGGTATTGCCGCCGGACCAACTGAAAACAAACCGGTTATGGCCAAAGAGGATTGGCCGCGTGTCAGGCAATTGGCTGAATCTTTTGACCACGAAAAGACCGACCCCCGCCAGGCAGGTGCATTGGAAGTCATAAAGAATGTCTCCCAGAAGATCGGAGACCATACCCCTCTGGTCACGCATGCCTATGTCAGCAGCGTCGCGGCCATGCACTTGTTTCGACCGAACGAAGCCATCCTCGATGACATGTACGAAGATCCCGAATGGGTCGAAGAAATGTGCGCTGTGGCTACGGACTGGACCATGGGCTGGATTCGAGCCCAGTATGCGGCCGGCGCCAATAGCTGCACATTTCTGGCTGAGGTGATGGGAACCCTGATGGTCAGCCCCAAGATGGCCGCTCAGTTTAACCTGGAAAACATTGCGCGTGTGACGGAAATGGTTAAAAGCGAGTATGGCCAGGGAACCTGGTTTCACACCCATGGCAACATGACCAACCCCAAGGCTTATGAATATCTCACCCGGCTGGCAACCGAAACGGGCCTGGAAGGTTTTCATTTCGATGAGATGGACAACCCGCCGGAATGGATCAAAGAGCACGTTGTTGACAAATTCGGCGTTTCAGCCTGCATAATTACGGACGGCCATAAAATTGTCAGCGGCCCACCGGAAAAAATAATAGAAGAGGTCAAGGATCAGATTTCCAGAATTGGAGACGGCATCGGCATCATGATGGCACCCAGCTGCCAATTACTGCCGGCCACACCTAAAGCGCATTTTAAAGCGTGGGTGGATGCAACCCATGATTACGGCACCTATCCTCTGGGATAG
- a CDS encoding B12-binding domain-containing protein, with amino-acid sequence MAAEETLKSLQEAIFDGEVQDAKAAAQEAVTGAIAPDQILKDAIMPALMDIGESMEEGDFFMPEVKISTKTLLEVAEILRSYVIPVDKKADYAVPPWTGEGDIDDIGSYLKDKIEESRDLTAEQQMGILDMVASGLDTHEFTPCKIQATETND; translated from the coding sequence ATGGCTGCAGAGGAAACATTAAAATCCCTTCAAGAAGCAATTTTTGACGGTGAGGTTCAAGACGCAAAGGCAGCTGCACAAGAGGCCGTAACAGGGGCAATAGCACCGGACCAGATTCTGAAAGACGCCATCATGCCCGCGCTGATGGATATCGGTGAATCCATGGAGGAAGGTGACTTTTTTATGCCGGAGGTAAAAATTTCAACCAAAACCCTTCTGGAGGTTGCCGAAATTCTGAGGTCCTACGTTATTCCTGTTGATAAAAAAGCGGATTATGCGGTACCGCCCTGGACCGGCGAAGGGGATATCGATGATATTGGATCTTACCTTAAGGACAAAATAGAGGAAAGCAGAGATCTGACGGCCGAGCAGCAGATGGGGATACTGGACATGGTCGCATCGGGCTTGGATACGCATGAATTTACGCCATGTAAAATTCAGGCGACGGAAACCAATGACTAA
- a CDS encoding formylmethanofuran dehydrogenase subunit E family protein, whose product MGAENNMKGIADNTPDWFYPEWAANAAYNKPIVVRDTDSALGRYNLVTKEIGLKDLARVHGHMCDGLVIAFVEIKAVLELLFPDGIVDRTDLNTVSKNGPCWADTAAFMTGSRINFKTLRIDASIGDGFILQRISTGEAYKVHLQPGVFPEDQAELEGKIRSLRANGQPVSAEDIDLVEKMGDELSLKLLTTPPDELLKIEKLDNFNFQFADLFGNRGDVVNKDMPR is encoded by the coding sequence ATGGGCGCTGAAAACAATATGAAAGGAATAGCAGACAACACCCCGGATTGGTTTTATCCGGAGTGGGCCGCCAACGCCGCTTATAATAAACCGATTGTCGTGCGAGACACCGATAGCGCTTTGGGACGCTACAACCTGGTCACAAAAGAGATCGGATTGAAGGATCTTGCGCGCGTGCACGGGCATATGTGTGACGGACTGGTCATCGCCTTCGTAGAGATAAAAGCTGTTTTGGAACTGCTGTTCCCGGACGGCATCGTTGATCGCACCGACCTCAATACCGTTTCTAAAAATGGTCCCTGCTGGGCGGACACGGCAGCATTTATGACCGGATCCAGAATCAATTTTAAAACTCTGCGGATTGACGCCTCCATCGGTGATGGGTTTATTCTCCAGCGGATTTCCACCGGCGAGGCCTACAAAGTGCATTTACAGCCGGGTGTATTTCCGGAAGACCAGGCGGAACTGGAAGGCAAAATTCGATCCCTGCGCGCCAATGGCCAACCGGTGTCCGCAGAAGATATTGATCTGGTTGAGAAAATGGGAGATGAGCTCAGCTTAAAACTGTTAACCACACCTCCGGATGAGCTTCTCAAAATCGAAAAACTGGATAACTTTAATTTTCAATTTGCGGATCTATTCGGCAATCGAGGTGATGTTGTCAATAAAGATATGCCGCGCTAA
- a CDS encoding metalloregulator ArsR/SmtB family transcription factor has protein sequence MAKSQETFTTKCTKEECRFIARKAQIKFRVLSNRRRIRQRARLFKALGNEKRLHILGLLSMQDMCSCEVVDALDGSASTITHHLRMLEDAELIASRQIGKFTIYNLNDAPLARHRIFE, from the coding sequence ATGGCTAAATCGCAAGAAACCTTCACTACCAAATGTACAAAAGAGGAATGCCGTTTCATTGCCAGGAAAGCCCAGATTAAGTTTCGTGTCCTATCCAACAGGAGGCGAATAAGGCAGCGTGCCAGGTTGTTCAAGGCTCTCGGAAATGAAAAGCGCCTGCACATCTTAGGGCTGCTTTCAATGCAGGACATGTGCAGCTGTGAAGTCGTTGATGCGCTTGACGGTTCAGCGTCCACTATAACCCATCACTTGCGTATGCTGGAAGATGCTGAACTCATAGCATCCAGGCAGATCGGCAAGTTCACCATATACAATCTCAACGATGCGCCGCTGGCAAGACACCGCATCTTTGAATAG
- a CDS encoding uroporphyrinogen decarboxylase family protein, protein MNKKERMEAVFNMQTPDVIPVFPRVMAQAIFDMGWSLPDISTQTTMDVDKVAEAFITNIKKYDYDLCFGTYMDHGFGVPTLGGVLNIPDKFGVSVSIKVPPIQQREDWAEVKKKLPLDPLKDDRMPDALAALKSVCQEVGNEYPIAPAYYTGICAANILFRDVSDLTLDCVEDPEFVDEICQAATDFSIDWARAQYEAGCNSVFYLGDHFGTELISPKMGERFILPYVAQFVETIQKEYGQKTFMHIHGNMKRPKTYALLERLVKEAGVAGLHLDENHDGAWIRENVVEKLGIPGALIVHGPDPIASGPVEKIDAVVKETVESGGPGGSVLMGPSCQVLPSTPGPNFKAWVESTHKYGTYPIGG, encoded by the coding sequence ATGAATAAAAAGGAACGCATGGAAGCTGTATTTAATATGCAAACTCCAGATGTCATACCTGTGTTTCCGCGCGTCATGGCGCAGGCCATATTTGACATGGGGTGGAGTCTTCCAGATATATCGACGCAAACCACCATGGATGTTGATAAAGTCGCTGAAGCTTTTATCACCAACATAAAAAAATATGATTATGATCTGTGTTTCGGGACCTACATGGATCATGGTTTCGGTGTTCCGACTCTCGGCGGTGTTCTCAACATACCGGATAAATTTGGTGTTAGTGTTTCCATTAAAGTTCCGCCGATACAGCAAAGGGAAGATTGGGCCGAAGTCAAAAAGAAGTTGCCTTTGGACCCTTTAAAAGATGATCGGATGCCGGATGCACTCGCGGCCTTGAAATCTGTTTGCCAGGAAGTGGGCAACGAATATCCGATTGCACCGGCTTATTATACGGGTATTTGCGCCGCCAACATTCTGTTTAGAGATGTGTCGGATTTGACCCTGGACTGTGTAGAGGACCCTGAATTTGTAGATGAGATATGCCAGGCGGCAACGGATTTCAGTATTGACTGGGCCCGGGCACAATATGAGGCAGGCTGCAACAGTGTATTCTATCTCGGGGATCATTTTGGAACCGAATTGATTTCTCCCAAAATGGGTGAACGGTTTATCCTGCCATACGTGGCTCAATTTGTGGAAACCATTCAGAAGGAATATGGTCAGAAAACCTTCATGCATATTCACGGCAATATGAAACGACCCAAGACCTATGCCCTGCTGGAGAGACTGGTAAAAGAAGCCGGGGTAGCCGGACTGCACCTGGATGAGAATCATGACGGTGCCTGGATTCGCGAAAACGTGGTTGAAAAACTGGGTATCCCGGGTGCGCTCATCGTCCACGGACCCGACCCGATTGCCAGCGGACCGGTGGAAAAAATTGACGCGGTTGTAAAAGAAACCGTCGAAAGCGGCGGTCCGGGAGGTTCGGTCTTGATGGGCCCCAGTTGCCAGGTATTACCCTCAACCCCCGGCCCCAATTTTAAAGCCTGGGTGGAGTCAACGCACAAATATGGAACCTATCCAATCGGGGGATAA